From a region of the Manduca sexta isolate Smith_Timp_Sample1 chromosome 19, JHU_Msex_v1.0, whole genome shotgun sequence genome:
- the LOC115445648 gene encoding phospholipase A1 has translation MHHHTVVVPIVVAVFLQASALAATARVRRADADLTFAETVYARLSGACRALIDLSYNTMTDQNYLIKTLKIVQLDGNSMKMFPINEAYVNLTKPRMFDISKQTKIIIHGYKDHSQSAVPIELAKAYNEKNIFNVLLLDAEEIMNKRYMTCVHNTRLMGKRLANLLANLENFGANAEDFHLLGISLGAHVAGWAGKYFRQYKGHSLGRITGLDPAGPCFSHAYSDQRLDKTDAKYVDVVHSNRLVQGIIESLGHADFYINGGGPNQPGCFMPSCSHLRAAEVYTESVMTPKSFVGIRCQSWKHFQANACEKDTYAVMGYGSSTTTRGEYYLRTMGRPPYGLGMDGTKNSDSSVDDWFTRTLNIP, from the exons ATGCACCACCATACTGTCGTAGTGCCGATAGTGGTTGCGGTGTTCCTGCAGGCCTCGGCACTAGCGGCGACGGCGAGAGTGCGCCGCGCCGACGCTGACCTCACCTTCGCCGAGACAGTCTATGCGCGACTGTCAGGTGCAT GTAGAGCACTCATAGACTTGAGCTACAATACTATGACGgatcaaaattatttgataaaaacgttaaaaattGTTCAGTTGGACGGCAATTCGATGAAAATGTTTCCTATCAATGAAGCATACgtaaatttaacaaaacccagaatgtttgatatttcaaaacaaaccaAGATTATTATCCACGGATATAAAGATCATTCACAATCAGCGGTGCCCATAGAATTGGCCAAGGCGTATAATGAAAAGAACATtttcaatgtattattattgGATGCGGAAGAAATCATGAATAAAAGATATATGACATGCGTGCATAATACCCGTCTAATGGGTAAGAGATTAGCCAATTTACTAGCTAACTTAGAAAATTTTGGAGCTAATGCTGAAGATTTTCATCTATTGGGTATTAGCCTAGGTGCACACGTCGCCGGATGGGCCGGCAAATATTTCCGACAGTATAAAGGCCACAGTTTAGGTCGCATCACTGGCCTCGATCCAGCGGGACCGTGCTTTTCTCATGCATACAGCGATCAACGGTTAGACAAAACTGACGCCAAGTATGTCGATGTTGTGCATTCAAATCGACTCGTTCAAGGAATAATCGAGTCGCTCGGCCACGccgatttttatataaatggtgGGGGTCCGAACCAGCCTGGCTGCTTTATGCCATCATGCAGCCATTTACGGGCTGCTGAAGTTTATACAGAGAGTGTTATGACCCCGAAATCCTTTGTGGGAATTCGTTGTCAAAGTTGGAAACATTTCCAAGCAAATGCGTGTGAAAAAGATACGTATGCAGTGATGGGTTATGGATCCTCAACGACCACCAGAGGAGAGTATTATTTGCGGACTATGGGACGGCCTCCTTATGGCCTCGGTATGGATGGTACTAAAAATTCGGATTCAAGTGTTGATGATTGGTTTACAAGGACTTTAAATATaccgtaa